The following coding sequences lie in one Synechococcus sp. PCC 7336 genomic window:
- a CDS encoding DUF1815 family protein gives MFNRLAQQHRQFNRDLIMSLQALAIVLERRGYMASCYTSGDDCESASFMVSEQEGHLVRVLVSECATTWTEMQGDREIVKLEGGAAIEQLQELVDLLKELTIAAKPEIVEV, from the coding sequence ATGTTTAACCGACTCGCTCAGCAACACCGTCAATTCAATCGCGATCTGATTATGAGCTTGCAGGCTTTGGCGATCGTGTTGGAGCGGCGCGGCTATATGGCTTCCTGCTACACAAGCGGCGATGATTGCGAGAGCGCATCGTTTATGGTGAGTGAGCAAGAGGGCCATCTGGTTCGGGTTTTAGTCTCCGAATGCGCCACCACTTGGACGGAGATGCAGGGCGATCGCGAGATCGTGAAGCTAGAAGGCGGTGCGGCGATCGAGCAGTTGCAGGAACTGGTTGACCTACTTAAAGAGCTGACTATTGCTGCCAAACCAGAAATCGTGGAAGTTTAG